One Archangium violaceum genomic window, GGTCATCCCCACCGGCTCCATCGCGCTGCTGGCCTTCGTGTTCGGTGACTACGCCTCACAGCTCGTGCCGCTCGGGCCGTACTCGTCCTCGGTGTACGCGACGGCGATGGTGGTGGGGCTGACGGCCATGAACGTGGCCGGGCTCCGGCAGGGCACACGCACCCAGAACCTGCTCACCCTGCTGGAGGTGCTCGGCGTGGGCATCCTCATCGTGGCGGGGCTGCTGCTCGCGCCCACTCCCGCCCAGCCTCCGCCCGCGGCTCCCTCGACGTCCATGGGCTCGGCCTGGGGCATGGCGATGATCTTCGTCCTGCTCACCTATGGAGGGTGGAACGAGGTGGCCTGTCTCTCCGCGGAGGTGCGGGGCTCGCGGCGCAACCTCGGACGGGCCCTGCTGGTGAGCATCGGTGTGGTGACGGCGCTGTACCTGCTGGTCAATTGGGCCTACCTGCGGGGCCTGGGCCTCGCGGGGGTGGGGGGCTCGGAGGCGGTGGCCTCGGATTTGATGAGGCGGGCCCTGGGCAACTGGGGCTCACAGGTCATCAGCATCCTCGTCGCCGTGTCCGCGCTCACCTCCGCCAACGCCACGGTGCTCACCGGTGCGCGCACCCACTATGCCTTCGGTTGTGACAGCTTGATCTTCAAGGGGCTGGGCTACTGGCACGCGCGGGCCAACACGCCGACGCGCGCGCTCCTCGTGCAGGGGGCCATCTGCCTGGTCCTGGTGGGCCTGGGCACGCTGACGCGCCAGGGCTTCCAGACGATGGTGGAGTACACCGCGCCCGTCTTCTGGCTCTTCTTCCTGCTGACGGGCGTGTCGCTGCTGGTGCTGCGCGTGCGCGAGCCCCATGCACCCCGGCCCTTCCGGGTGCCGCTGTACCCGCTCACGCCGCTGCTCTTCATTGGCACGTGTGCGTACGTCCTCTACTCCAGCCTGGCGTACGCGGGACTGGGCTCGCTGGCGGGACTGGCCGTCCTGGGCTCCGGTGCCGTGTTGCTCACGGTGGAGCACGTACGCCGCGTCCGCACGGCCCTCCGCCAGCGGAGCCACGCGCCTCACTCTCCACGCCTGCAGCAACCCAAGGAGGTCACATGAAGCGGATCGTGTTCTTGCTGTCACTCGTCGCGGGGCTCTCGGCGTTCGCCCAGGACACCTCGGCTCGTCAGATGCCAGGACAGCAGGAGGAGGTGCAGGCCCCAGAGGTACCCTTCGTCCCCACTCCTCAAGACGACGTGGATCAGATGCTGGAGCTGGCCGGGGTGAAACCGGGGGATGTCGTCTACGATCTCGGCAGCGGAGATGGCCGCATCGTCATCACCGCCGTGCAGAAGTACGGGGCACGTGGGGTGGGGGTGGACATCAACCCCGTGCGTATCTCCGAGGCGAACGAGAACGCGCGCCGCGCGGGCGTGGAGGACCAGGTGGAGTTCCGCCAGGGAGACCTGTTCAAGGCCGACATCGGCGACGCCTCGGTGGTGACGCTCTACCTGCTGCCCTCCGTCAACGAGCGCCTCAAGCCCAAGCTGCTCGCCGAGCTGAAACCGGGCACGCGCATCGTCTCGCATGACTTCGACATGGGGGACTGGAAGCCGGTGAAGCAGATCGAGACGAACGGCAGCACGCTCTATCTGTGGGTCGTCCCGGAGCGTGGTGGCCACAGGGCCCCACGCTGAGCGGGAGCGGACCCCGGTCCTATCCGGCGAAGGGGGCGAAGTTCACCACCACCTGAGCCTCGGGGACGAAGATGCGGCGCGCGAAGTCCTGTATGTCCTTGCGAGGCAGGGGCGCCGGGGGGCCACGCTACGCCCGCTGGCGCCGCCTCCATCCCGCGCTCGAGCAGGTGTCCCGAGAGGAATCAGGCCCGGGCGGAGAGAGGGGTCTCCCTCGCCGGATCGAGCGACTTGAGCGTGGCGACCACGCCCTGCTCGTCGATCTGGTTGCGCAGCCTCAGGTACAGGTCCACGAAGCCCTGGTGCTCGGAAATCTTCGAGCCCACGACCTCCTCGAGCTGGATGAGCGTCATGGGCGAGTTGCTCTCCATGACCGGCTCGAGCAGGTGGCGCGCGTTGGGCTCGTTGATCGTATGGAGCTGGCCCTTCTCGTCCGTGCCCTTCAGGTAGCGGTCGTAGGCGGCGAGGAAGAAGGCGATGCGGTGATAGGGGCGGCCGTTCTCCAGGATGGCGTGCACGGTGGGCAGGAGGAAGCCGGGGATCTTCGAGCCGCCATCCATGCACAGGCGCGCGAGCTGGTCTCCCACGGCGCGATTGCCGAAGCGCTCGAGCAGCTTGTCCTTGTAGGCCGGGATCTCGAGCCCGGGCAGGGACTCGAGCCATACACCCGCGTCATGGTCGAGGAAGCCGCGCAGGTAGTTGAAGAAGAGCGGATCGTGCAGCGCGTCGTCCACCTTGCGCAGGCCGGCCAGGTACGCGGGGTAGGAGAGCATCGTATGGGTCGCGTTGAGCAGGCGGATCTTCGCCTCCTCGTACGGCGACACGTCCTTCGTGAACATCACGCCCACCGCGTCCCACTCGGGGCGGCCGTTGCGGAAGTCGTCCTCCAGCACCCATTGGATGAAGTCCTCGCAGATGACCGGGGCGGAGTCGTCCACCTGGGTCAGCTCGCGCAGCTTCTGCCGGGCGATGTCGTCCGTGGCGGGGGTGATGCGGTCCACCATGCCGTTGGGGAAGGCCACCTCGCGCTCGATCCACGCGGCCAGCTCCGGATTCCTCGCCCTGGCGAAGGCCACCACTGCGCGGCGGGCCTGGGCACCGTTGTGGCGCAGGTTGTCGCAGGACATCACCGTGAAGGGCTTCACGCCCGCCTTGCGCCGGCGCTCCAGTGCTCCCACGAGGAAGCCGAACACACCCTGGGGTGAGCCGGGGTTGGCCAGATCGTGCGCGACCGTGGGGTGCTGGCGGTTGAACTTCCCCTGCTCGTCGAGCAGGTAGCCGCCCTCGGTGATGGTCAACGAGACGATGCGGATGTCCGGGTGGCTCAACTTCGCGAGCACCGCCTCCGGGTTCTCCGGGGCATAGAGGTACTCCACCATGCACTCGACGACGCGCGAGACGTGCGAGCCATCTGGCGCCATCTCGCTCACGGTGTAGAGGCCATCCTGCTTCTTCATCGCCGCGGCCATGGCTGCGTCCTGGGGCAGCAGGTTGATGCCACACACGCCCCAGCCCTCCTGGCCGGGCCGTGCGAGGGCGCGGTCGGTGTAGATGGCCTGGTGGGCGCGGTGGAAGCCGCCCACGCCAATGTGGGCGATGCCGGCGCGCACCCGGGTCCGGTCATAACCGGGGCGGGCGACGGAGGAGGGCAGGCGGGAGAGGTGGGCTTGATCGAGGGGGTGCATGGAAGAGGGCGCTCTCAGCTCGAGGTGGGGTGGTGGATGGCGACGCCGTTGGCGTCGAAGACGTGGAGACGCTCGGGCGCGAGGGCGACCGAGACGGACGTGCCCTCGAGCGCGCCCACATCGCCTTCGCAGCGCACGGTGACGCGCCCGAGCCGTGGCACGGAGAGGTACGCGTAGGCGTCGCTGCCCAGCCGCTCGATCATGTCCACACGGCCGTCCAGCGTGCCCCGTCCCGCCTGACCCAGCGAGAGATGCTCGGGACGCACGCCCACCGTCACCCGGTTGCCTTCGGCGGCGGAGCGCATGCCCGGGGGCAGGGGCACGGTGCCGCCATTGGCCAGGGTCAGGGTCGAGTCCGTCCGGGTGGCGTCGAGGAAGGCCATCTGCGGCATGCCGAGGAAGCCCGCGACGAAGCGGTTGGCGGGGCGGCGGTAGAGCTCCTGCGGAGAGCCGGCCTGCTCGATATGGCCGGCGTTGAAGATGACCACCTTGTCGGCCAGGGTCATCGCCTCGACCTGATCGTGGGTGACGTAGATCATCGTCGCATGGAGCTCCTTGTGCAGCCGGGCGATCTCCAGGCGCATCTGCACACGCAGGGAGGCGTCCAGGTTGGACAGGGGCTCGTCGAACAGGAAGATGCGCGGCTCGCGGACGATGGCGCGGCCGATGGCGACGCGCTGACGTTGACCGCCGGAGAGCGCCGCCGGTTTGCGGTC contains:
- a CDS encoding ABC transporter ATP-binding protein, which codes for MARLELKSLTKSFGDTRVIKGVDLAIEDREFCVFLGPSGCGKSTLLRLIAGLEQATSGEILLDGQDITGLPSAKRNLAMVFQSYALYPHMTVRQNMSFSLELAKADRKLIDEKVGRAARILELEPLLDRKPAALSGGQRQRVAIGRAIVREPRIFLFDEPLSNLDASLRVQMRLEIARLHKELHATMIYVTHDQVEAMTLADKVVIFNAGHIEQAGSPQELYRRPANRFVAGFLGMPQMAFLDATRTDSTLTLANGGTVPLPPGMRSAAEGNRVTVGVRPEHLSLGQAGRGTLDGRVDMIERLGSDAYAYLSVPRLGRVTVRCEGDVGALEGTSVSVALAPERLHVFDANGVAIHHPTSS
- a CDS encoding APC family permease, encoding MRKRASGAGRQRGRVASAPVDMARPSPSLRIVDAVALTVGVVLGAGIFKAPSLVAAQLGSESAVLLAWLLGGVASLVGALCYAELASAWPHPGGDYHFLHRALGQGPAFLFAWARLTVIPTGSIALLAFVFGDYASQLVPLGPYSSSVYATAMVVGLTAMNVAGLRQGTRTQNLLTLLEVLGVGILIVAGLLLAPTPAQPPPAAPSTSMGSAWGMAMIFVLLTYGGWNEVACLSAEVRGSRRNLGRALLVSIGVVTALYLLVNWAYLRGLGLAGVGGSEAVASDLMRRALGNWGSQVISILVAVSALTSANATVLTGARTHYAFGCDSLIFKGLGYWHARANTPTRALLVQGAICLVLVGLGTLTRQGFQTMVEYTAPVFWLFFLLTGVSLLVLRVREPHAPRPFRVPLYPLTPLLFIGTCAYVLYSSLAYAGLGSLAGLAVLGSGAVLLTVEHVRRVRTALRQRSHAPHSPRLQQPKEVT
- a CDS encoding mannitol dehydrogenase family protein, which translates into the protein MHPLDQAHLSRLPSSVARPGYDRTRVRAGIAHIGVGGFHRAHQAIYTDRALARPGQEGWGVCGINLLPQDAAMAAAMKKQDGLYTVSEMAPDGSHVSRVVECMVEYLYAPENPEAVLAKLSHPDIRIVSLTITEGGYLLDEQGKFNRQHPTVAHDLANPGSPQGVFGFLVGALERRRKAGVKPFTVMSCDNLRHNGAQARRAVVAFARARNPELAAWIEREVAFPNGMVDRITPATDDIARQKLRELTQVDDSAPVICEDFIQWVLEDDFRNGRPEWDAVGVMFTKDVSPYEEAKIRLLNATHTMLSYPAYLAGLRKVDDALHDPLFFNYLRGFLDHDAGVWLESLPGLEIPAYKDKLLERFGNRAVGDQLARLCMDGGSKIPGFLLPTVHAILENGRPYHRIAFFLAAYDRYLKGTDEKGQLHTINEPNARHLLEPVMESNSPMTLIQLEEVVGSKISEHQGFVDLYLRLRNQIDEQGVVATLKSLDPARETPLSARA
- a CDS encoding SAM-dependent methyltransferase; amino-acid sequence: MKRIVFLLSLVAGLSAFAQDTSARQMPGQQEEVQAPEVPFVPTPQDDVDQMLELAGVKPGDVVYDLGSGDGRIVITAVQKYGARGVGVDINPVRISEANENARRAGVEDQVEFRQGDLFKADIGDASVVTLYLLPSVNERLKPKLLAELKPGTRIVSHDFDMGDWKPVKQIETNGSTLYLWVVPERGGHRAPR